The following are encoded in a window of Amycolatopsis lexingtonensis genomic DNA:
- a CDS encoding DUF742 domain-containing protein, with the protein MKNSHDRRRAKLGSAALSFGGWGDYEVWAAHGFTPKPNSDPAHAPVDGPKSEGVGGVGRSAEAQADRTGAPARGKRGRSAGTTADSAPRGTTGAPVRGKRGGKPAASAPGDTTHTPARGEHRPRNRAITEAADARGSSPHRTGAADDASVPNRTGEATGAREPRPGRPVDPTDDDRTRGRRAASLGNRREEPVAPRPTRERPYVRGSKPPPPQPRHVLPPEVMLFATGRHRTATTGLDPDLAALCRMCQIPTSIAEVSAYLRLSLDATRALAQHGIDRGLVVADVADLGREGRPPLALLQRVHQGLLRL; encoded by the coding sequence ATGAAAAACTCCCACGATCGCCGCCGCGCGAAGCTCGGATCAGCCGCCCTGTCGTTCGGCGGGTGGGGCGACTACGAGGTGTGGGCGGCGCATGGATTCACACCCAAACCCAACTCCGACCCGGCGCATGCCCCGGTGGATGGTCCGAAGTCCGAGGGGGTTGGGGGCGTCGGCAGGTCCGCGGAAGCGCAGGCGGACCGCACCGGTGCTCCGGCTCGGGGTAAGCGCGGCCGTAGTGCCGGCACGACCGCCGACTCCGCACCCCGCGGCACCACAGGCGCTCCCGTCCGAGGCAAGCGCGGCGGCAAGCCGGCGGCCTCCGCACCCGGCGACACGACCCACACCCCCGCCCGCGGGGAGCACCGCCCCCGCAACCGCGCGATCACCGAAGCGGCCGACGCTCGTGGCTCCAGTCCACACCGGACCGGAGCCGCGGATGACGCGAGCGTCCCGAACCGCACCGGCGAAGCCACCGGTGCCCGCGAACCCCGGCCCGGCAGGCCCGTCGATCCCACCGACGACGACCGCACGCGTGGCCGCCGGGCGGCCAGCCTCGGCAACCGCCGCGAAGAGCCCGTCGCCCCTCGGCCCACCCGGGAACGACCGTACGTCCGCGGCAGCAAACCCCCACCCCCGCAACCCCGCCACGTCCTCCCTCCAGAAGTCATGCTCTTCGCCACCGGCCGCCACCGCACTGCCACCACCGGGCTCGACCCGGATCTCGCCGCGCTCTGCCGGATGTGCCAGATCCCCACCTCGATCGCCGAGGTCTCCGCCTACCTCCGCCTGTCCCTCGACGCCACCCGCGCCCTCGCACAACACGGCATCGACCGCGGGCTGGTCGTCGCCGACGTCGCGGACCTCGGGCGGGAAGGGCGGCCGCCGCTGGCTCTCCTGCAGCGCGTCCACCAAGGACTGC